A DNA window from Brenneria izadpanahii contains the following coding sequences:
- a CDS encoding RidA family protein has translation MTAREAVFPFGRQALYERNRYSPAIKSNGFLFVSGQVGSREDGSPEHDLKAQVRLAFNNLNAVLAAAGCTFGDVVDVTLFVVDPESNLDAIWSILPEYWGEAPYPTLTGIGVTWLYGFKFEIKVIARLP, from the coding sequence ATGACAGCACGCGAAGCAGTTTTTCCCTTCGGTCGGCAGGCGCTCTATGAGCGCAATCGCTATTCACCGGCCATCAAATCCAACGGTTTCTTGTTCGTTTCTGGGCAGGTTGGTAGCCGCGAGGATGGTTCGCCTGAGCACGATCTAAAAGCGCAGGTCAGGCTGGCATTCAATAATCTTAATGCTGTTCTCGCGGCTGCGGGCTGCACGTTCGGTGACGTGGTTGACGTTACCCTCTTTGTCGTCGATCCCGAGTCAAACCTCGACGCTATCTGGAGTATCCTGCCAGAATATTGGGGGGAAGCGCCTTACCCTACGTTAACTGGGATCGGCGTGACGTGGCTTTACGGATTCAAGTTTGAGATTAAGGTGATTGCCAGGCTGCCCTAA
- the cycA gene encoding D-serine/D-alanine/glycine transporter has product MVDQSKEAADLAESGGNGLRRNLTNRHIQLIAIGGAIGTGLFMGSGKTISLAGPSIIFVYMIIGFILFFVMRAMGELLLSNLSYKSFSDFAADLLGPWAGFFTGWTYWFCWVVTGIADVVAISAYAQFWFPDLSQWISSLLCVLLLLSLNLATVKMFGEMEFWFAMIKIVAIVALIVIGIALIIMKYPSPSGSIASFSNLWNDGGMFPKGIGGFFAGFQIAVFAFVGIELVGTTAAETKNPKVVLPRAINAIPIRIIMFYVFSLIMIMSVTPWSAIAADRSPFVEMFVLVGLPAAASVINFVVLTSAASSANSGVFSTSRMLFGLAKQGDAPKRFSVLSKRAVPSAGLLFSCLCLLSGVVLIYLIPNVMTVFTLVTTVSAILFMFIWSIILCSYLAYRKKRPQSHANSQYKMPWGVFMCWVCLAFFAFVIILLTLQHDTLQALVITPLWFIILTIAYQFFRKKKRLG; this is encoded by the coding sequence ATGGTAGATCAATCAAAAGAGGCGGCAGACCTCGCGGAGTCCGGCGGTAACGGATTACGGCGAAATCTGACTAACCGCCATATTCAGCTCATTGCCATTGGCGGAGCCATCGGTACCGGGCTATTTATGGGTTCAGGAAAAACCATCAGTCTGGCAGGACCATCAATCATCTTCGTTTATATGATTATCGGTTTCATTCTGTTCTTCGTCATGCGCGCGATGGGCGAATTGCTGCTTTCGAACCTGAGCTATAAATCATTCAGCGATTTTGCCGCCGACCTGCTTGGTCCCTGGGCTGGTTTTTTTACCGGCTGGACTTATTGGTTCTGCTGGGTCGTTACCGGTATTGCCGATGTGGTGGCCATCAGCGCTTATGCTCAATTCTGGTTTCCCGATCTGTCACAGTGGATATCCTCGCTCCTCTGCGTTCTGTTATTACTCTCGCTTAATCTGGCGACGGTAAAAATGTTCGGCGAAATGGAATTCTGGTTTGCGATGATAAAAATTGTGGCCATTGTTGCTTTAATCGTCATCGGCATCGCCCTGATCATAATGAAATATCCTTCACCATCAGGCTCTATCGCTTCGTTTAGTAATTTATGGAATGACGGCGGTATGTTTCCTAAAGGGATCGGCGGATTTTTTGCCGGATTCCAAATAGCGGTATTCGCCTTCGTCGGCATCGAGTTGGTCGGCACCACGGCGGCAGAAACGAAAAATCCCAAAGTCGTGCTTCCCCGGGCGATAAACGCCATACCGATCCGCATCATCATGTTCTACGTTTTTTCATTAATCATGATTATGTCGGTGACGCCGTGGAGCGCAATTGCCGCCGATCGCAGTCCCTTCGTTGAAATGTTTGTACTGGTAGGATTGCCCGCCGCGGCCAGCGTAATCAACTTTGTGGTATTAACTTCCGCTGCCTCCTCAGCCAACAGCGGCGTCTTCTCCACCAGCCGGATGTTGTTTGGATTAGCCAAACAGGGAGATGCGCCGAAGCGTTTTAGTGTATTATCCAAACGCGCCGTTCCCTCTGCGGGATTACTATTTTCCTGTCTCTGCCTGTTATCCGGCGTAGTGTTGATTTACCTAATCCCGAACGTGATGACGGTATTTACCCTGGTAACAACCGTTTCCGCCATTCTGTTTATGTTTATCTGGAGCATTATTCTCTGCTCTTATCTGGCGTATCGTAAAAAAAGGCCGCAGTCACACGCCAACTCACAATATAAAATGCCCTGGGGCGTTTTTATGTGTTGGGTTTGCCTGGCCTTCTTTGCGTTTGTGATTATTCTACTGACACTTCAGCACGATACCTTGCAAGCGTTGGTGATAACGCCATTGTGGTTTATTATTCTGACAATTGCTTATCAGTTTTTTCGCAAGAAGAAACGGTTAGGTTAA
- a CDS encoding sigma-S stabilization anti-adapter protein IraP codes for MNNLLSQLLMKLAEKEVGEKELHAKVELLEILVFSIISVLDDNKINELTKKVESVLAEVSQHKDEDTCLTLELLTRGINRFTTTSIRN; via the coding sequence ATGAATAACCTTCTCTCGCAGCTTTTGATGAAACTGGCTGAAAAAGAAGTCGGAGAAAAAGAACTTCACGCTAAAGTCGAATTGTTGGAAATATTGGTGTTTTCTATTATATCTGTGTTAGATGATAATAAAATTAATGAGTTAACGAAAAAGGTGGAGAGCGTATTAGCAGAAGTGTCGCAGCATAAAGATGAAGATACCTGCTTAACACTCGAATTGTTGACTCGCGGTATTAATCGCTTTACTACTACCTCGATCAGAAACTAA
- a CDS encoding tyrosine-type recombinase/integrase — translation MALSDTAVRRAKATGKSYTLSDDAGLSLAVAPKGGKSWHFRYYWCGKQKRMSLGQYPDVTLRGARQARDQASALVAQGINPRVAREQQRHAIQLASENSFSSVFKQWAEYRALTLKEGRKSSLSQCKRVFNNDVRRTDLLQILSRIEQRGAFTVAQKVRGWLNQVFRFALVKVEGLENNPATDLKVVALPKPPEIHNPFLWMHEIPTLLQKLRHYRGQLNTQLGIRLLLLTGVRTGELRLATPEQFDLKQGLWFIPPDNVKQLQRLLRKSGKRSKNIPPYTALYQLRLSKSSATFCARPGLRNVFYCRVTLT, via the coding sequence ATGGCACTTTCCGATACCGCAGTCCGCCGGGCCAAAGCAACCGGTAAATCCTATACCCTCTCTGATGATGCTGGCCTTTCACTTGCTGTCGCGCCAAAGGGTGGAAAATCCTGGCACTTCCGCTATTACTGGTGCGGAAAACAAAAGCGAATGTCCCTGGGCCAATACCCTGATGTGACACTGCGTGGAGCCAGACAGGCAAGAGATCAGGCTTCAGCTTTGGTGGCACAAGGTATTAATCCACGAGTTGCCCGTGAGCAGCAACGTCATGCCATCCAGCTTGCTTCGGAAAATAGCTTTTCCTCTGTATTCAAACAATGGGCTGAATACCGGGCACTGACTTTAAAGGAAGGAAGAAAATCATCCCTTTCGCAGTGCAAACGAGTTTTCAACAACGATGTACGTCGAACTGATCTCTTGCAAATACTAAGTCGAATCGAACAACGGGGAGCATTCACCGTTGCCCAAAAAGTCAGGGGCTGGCTGAATCAAGTGTTTCGCTTTGCGTTGGTCAAAGTTGAAGGGCTGGAGAACAATCCCGCTACAGACCTGAAGGTAGTTGCCCTACCCAAACCACCCGAAATCCATAATCCTTTTCTGTGGATGCATGAGATCCCAACTCTTTTACAAAAGCTACGTCATTACCGTGGACAACTGAATACCCAGTTGGGGATTCGCCTGTTGCTACTGACTGGCGTGCGAACTGGCGAATTACGTCTGGCGACACCAGAACAGTTCGATCTGAAGCAGGGTTTATGGTTTATTCCGCCGGACAACGTAAAGCAGTTGCAACGCCTTTTACGCAAAAGTGGCAAGCGCTCCAAGAACATCCCACCATATACTGCCCTCTATCAACTCAGGCTATCGAAATCATCCGCCACCTTTTGCGCGAGGCCAGGCCTGCGCAACGTTTTTTATTGCCGGGTAACTCTGACCTGA
- a CDS encoding LysR family transcriptional regulator, translating into MDRFDAMRAFARVVEAGSFTKAAQTLHMSKTTVTQLIQQLEARLRVKLLHRTTRKLGVTSDGAVYYERVIRLLADMEDAENSLSSAAVTPRGRLRVDVPSPLARLVIVPALPAFHARYPDIQFDMGVSDRVVDLIGDNVDCILRGGEINDQSLIARHVGDLQFGIYVAPSYVKRLGAPAHPRELENTDHRIVGFLSSRTSKIDPLVLRSESEHIEITGSYVLAVDDGNAYLEAGLAGLGVIALPIYMAAAHQAVGSLIPLFAQWRISPMPLHIAFPPNRHVNAKLRVFIDWIIELMQRHVPNSNNK; encoded by the coding sequence ATGGATCGTTTCGATGCGATGCGCGCCTTTGCTCGCGTGGTGGAGGCAGGAAGCTTCACGAAGGCTGCCCAAACGCTTCATATGAGCAAAACCACGGTGACGCAACTAATTCAGCAGTTGGAAGCGCGCCTGCGCGTCAAATTGCTCCATCGCACCACCCGCAAGCTCGGCGTGACTTCCGATGGCGCGGTCTACTACGAACGCGTCATCCGCCTGCTGGCGGACATGGAGGATGCTGAAAACAGCCTGTCCAGTGCGGCGGTAACGCCCAGGGGACGGCTACGGGTGGATGTACCCAGTCCGCTGGCCCGCCTCGTCATTGTGCCGGCGCTACCGGCTTTCCACGCCCGTTACCCCGATATCCAGTTCGACATGGGCGTAAGCGACCGGGTGGTGGATCTGATCGGCGACAACGTGGATTGCATCCTGCGCGGTGGCGAAATCAACGACCAGTCCCTGATCGCACGCCATGTCGGAGATTTGCAATTCGGCATCTACGTCGCCCCCAGTTATGTGAAACGCCTTGGCGCTCCTGCGCACCCGCGAGAGCTGGAAAACACCGACCATCGCATAGTGGGATTCTTGTCCTCACGCACCAGTAAAATTGATCCTCTGGTACTGCGCAGTGAGAGTGAACATATTGAAATCACGGGCAGCTATGTACTTGCCGTGGATGATGGCAATGCTTACCTCGAAGCTGGGTTAGCCGGGTTAGGAGTGATTGCGCTGCCAATCTATATGGCGGCAGCACATCAGGCTGTTGGCTCTTTAATTCCGTTATTTGCACAATGGCGTATCAGTCCAATGCCCCTGCACATAGCTTTTCCACCGAACCGCCATGTCAACGCCAAACTGCGAGTTTTTATTGATTGGATCATTGAATTGATGCAGCGGCATGTCCCCAATTCCAACAATAAGTAA
- a CDS encoding tyrosine-type recombinase/integrase, with product MREARPAQRFLLPGNSDLNKRISENTLNAALKRMGYKDRLTEHGIRGTISTALHEIGYPKIWIDAQLSHAGPNKVRATYNHAAYVEQRRVMMQDWADRLDLLE from the coding sequence TTGCGCGAGGCCAGGCCTGCGCAACGTTTTTTATTGCCGGGTAACTCTGACCTGAATAAGCGCATCAGTGAAAATACACTCAATGCCGCTCTCAAACGAATGGGTTACAAAGATCGGCTAACCGAGCACGGCATACGCGGCACAATTTCAACCGCTTTGCATGAAATTGGCTATCCGAAAATCTGGATAGACGCTCAACTTTCTCATGCGGGTCCTAATAAAGTCCGTGCCACTTACAATCATGCAGCTTATGTTGAGCAACGACGAGTCATGATGCAGGATTGGGCAGACCGCCTTGATCTGTTAGAGTGA
- a CDS encoding quinone oxidoreductase family protein has translation MKAAVYDVEGAPCVLKYVDIPDPVTGPDDILISVEAISIEGGDLINRRSTPPPRPSWIVGYAAAGTVVAVGSNVRSRTVGDRVAAFNMQGSHAERWVVPAERTWLIPDGVDAAEAAVLPISFGTAHHCLFTRGMLRHGETVLIQAAAGGVGLAAVQLASQAGATVIAVASGTQRRSRLLELGADHVVDRTENNVVDSVRQYIHGTGVDLVIDPVGTTLPASLSVLASEGRLVFVGNAGGGSLTVDLWPPMQSNQTLMGVFMGPLFERPGVRASVDDMLQAVAAGRIRVVIDRIFPLANAAVAHEFAETAKPLGRIVMKP, from the coding sequence ATGAAAGCAGCGGTTTATGATGTGGAAGGCGCTCCCTGCGTCCTGAAATATGTCGATATTCCCGATCCGGTTACAGGACCTGACGACATCCTGATTTCTGTCGAGGCTATCTCGATTGAAGGGGGAGATCTGATCAACCGCCGGTCAACACCGCCGCCTCGTCCTTCATGGATCGTCGGCTACGCGGCCGCGGGCACGGTTGTTGCAGTCGGATCGAACGTCCGTAGCCGTACGGTTGGGGACAGAGTCGCTGCTTTTAACATGCAGGGGTCACATGCGGAACGTTGGGTTGTGCCCGCGGAGCGAACCTGGCTTATACCCGATGGGGTGGATGCGGCAGAAGCGGCGGTGTTACCGATTTCTTTTGGAACCGCGCATCATTGCCTTTTCACACGAGGCATGCTTCGTCACGGAGAAACCGTCCTTATTCAGGCAGCAGCAGGCGGCGTGGGTCTCGCGGCTGTTCAGCTTGCCTCACAAGCAGGCGCAACGGTCATCGCAGTGGCAAGCGGAACGCAGCGAAGAAGCCGGTTGCTTGAACTTGGTGCCGATCATGTCGTGGATCGTACAGAGAATAACGTCGTGGACAGTGTCCGGCAGTACATCCATGGCACCGGTGTCGACCTTGTCATCGATCCGGTGGGGACGACGTTGCCTGCTTCGCTTTCTGTACTCGCTTCGGAAGGACGTCTCGTCTTCGTCGGTAATGCGGGCGGTGGCAGCCTGACTGTCGACTTGTGGCCGCCAATGCAGTCTAACCAGACACTCATGGGGGTATTCATGGGACCCCTTTTTGAAAGGCCCGGAGTTCGGGCAAGTGTGGACGACATGTTGCAGGCTGTAGCAGCAGGGCGCATCAGAGTTGTTATTGACCGCATCTTCCCACTGGCCAACGCTGCCGTAGCCCATGAATTCGCCGAGACAGCGAAACCGCTTGGCCGCATCGTTATGAAGCCATGA